The nucleotide sequence GCGAGCCGATCGCGCCATCGCCGACGCGTCGCACTTGATGCGCCACCGCGGCCCGGACGAGCCGGACACCTGGTTCGACCCCCGCAAGGACGGCGAGGTGGTATTCGCGTTCAACCGGCTCTCCATCATCGACATCGCGCATTCGCACCAGCCGCTGCGGTGGGGACCGCGCCAAGCCCCCGACCGCTACGTGCTGGTGTTCAACGGCGAGATCTACAACTACCTCGAACTGCGCGAGGAATTGCGCACCCGGCACGGCGCCGTGTTCGCCACCGACGGCGACGGCGAGGCCATCGTCGCCGGCTACCACTACTGGGGCACCGACGTGCTGAAGCGCCTGCGCGGCATGTTCGCGTTCGCGCTGTGGGACACGGCAACCCGCGAATTGTTCTGCGCCCGTGACCCTTTCGGCATCAAGCCGCTGTTCATGGCGACCGGTGCCGGCGGCACCGCGGTGGCCAGCGAGAAGAAATGCCTGCTGGATCTGGCCGACCTGATCGGGTTCGACACCGGCCTCGACGAGCGCGCGGTGCAGCACTACACCGTGCTGCAATACGTGCCCGAGCCCGAGACGCTGCACCGCGGGGTGCGCCGGCTGGAATCGGGCTGCTACGCCCGCATCCGCCCCGGCGCTGGGCCGGAGATCACCCGGTACTTCGTGCCGCGGTTCGCCGCGGTGCCGATCACCCCCGACACCGAACGGGCCCGCTACGACGAGATCACCGCCGTTCTCGAGGACTCGGTGGCCAAGCACATGCGCGCCGACGTCACCGTCGGGGCGTTTCTGTCCGGGGGCATCGACTCGACGGCGATCGCGGCGCTGGCCATCCGGCACAACCCACGGCTGATCACGTTCACCACGGGCTTCGAGCGGGAGGGATTCTCCGAGATCGACGTGGCGGTGGCCTCGGCCAAGGCGATCGGCGCCCGCCACATCGCCAAGGTGGTCAGCGCCGACGAGTTCGTCGCCGCGCTGCCCGAAATCGTCTGGTACCTCGACGAGCCGGTCGCCGACCCGGCGCTGGTGCCGCTGTTCTTCGTCGCGCGCGAGGCGCGCAAGCACGTCAAGGTGGTGCTCTCCGGCGAGGGCGCCGACGAGCTGTTCGGCGGCTACACGATCTACCGGGAGCCGTTGTCGCTGAGGCCCTTCGACTACCTGCCGCGGCCGCTGCGGCGCTCGATGGGCAGGTTCTCCAAACCGCTGCCCGACGGCATGCGCGGCAAGAGCCTGCTGCACCGCGGGTCGCTGACCCTCGAGGAGCGCTACTACGGCAATGCCCGCAGCTTCTCCGACGCGCAGCTGCGCGACGTGCTGGTGGCCTTCCGCGAGGATTGGACCCACACCGACGTCACGGCGCCGCTGTACACCGAGTCGGCCGCCTGGGACCCGGTGGCCCGCATGCAACACATCGACCTGTTCACCTGGCTGCGCGGCGACATCCTGGTCAAGGCCGACAAGATGACGATGGCCAACTCGCTGGAGCTGCGGGTGCCGTTTTTGGACCCCGAGGTGTTCGCGGTGGCGTCGCGGCTTCCGGTGGACGCCAAGATCACCCGAACCACCACCAAGTACGCGCTGCGCCGGGCGCTGGAGCCCATCGTCCCGCCGCACGTGTTGCACCGGCCCAAGCTCGGGTTCCCGGTCCCGATCCGGCATTGGCTGCGGGCCGGCGAACTGCTGGAGTGGGCGTACGCGACGGTCGACGCGTCACAGGCGGATCGGCTGATCGACAAGGCCGCGGTGCGGCGGATGCTCGACGAGCACCGCACCGGCGACGCCGATCACAGCCGCCGGCTGTGGACGGTGCTGATCTTCATGCTCTGGCACGCGATCTTCGTCGAGCGCTCCGTGGTGCCGCGGATCAGCGAGCCGGTCTACCCGGTCGAGC is from Mycobacterium conspicuum and encodes:
- the asnB gene encoding asparagine synthase (glutamine-hydrolyzing), whose translation is MCGLLAFVADPAGTTGGAERADRAIADASHLMRHRGPDEPDTWFDPRKDGEVVFAFNRLSIIDIAHSHQPLRWGPRQAPDRYVLVFNGEIYNYLELREELRTRHGAVFATDGDGEAIVAGYHYWGTDVLKRLRGMFAFALWDTATRELFCARDPFGIKPLFMATGAGGTAVASEKKCLLDLADLIGFDTGLDERAVQHYTVLQYVPEPETLHRGVRRLESGCYARIRPGAGPEITRYFVPRFAAVPITPDTERARYDEITAVLEDSVAKHMRADVTVGAFLSGGIDSTAIAALAIRHNPRLITFTTGFEREGFSEIDVAVASAKAIGARHIAKVVSADEFVAALPEIVWYLDEPVADPALVPLFFVAREARKHVKVVLSGEGADELFGGYTIYREPLSLRPFDYLPRPLRRSMGRFSKPLPDGMRGKSLLHRGSLTLEERYYGNARSFSDAQLRDVLVAFREDWTHTDVTAPLYTESAAWDPVARMQHIDLFTWLRGDILVKADKMTMANSLELRVPFLDPEVFAVASRLPVDAKITRTTTKYALRRALEPIVPPHVLHRPKLGFPVPIRHWLRAGELLEWAYATVDASQADRLIDKAAVRRMLDEHRTGDADHSRRLWTVLIFMLWHAIFVERSVVPRISEPVYPVEL